A single window of Oncorhynchus clarkii lewisi isolate Uvic-CL-2024 unplaced genomic scaffold, UVic_Ocla_1.0 unplaced_contig_13270_pilon_pilon, whole genome shotgun sequence DNA harbors:
- the LOC139397472 gene encoding complement factor H-related protein 1-like isoform X1 has product MKEIPLSVIIVLHIWSYGVKAQESGKGCQRPQLDNGFVDPEQNMYQDGMTLTYACDKGLKTPMEGWWGMITCENGRWSDTPLCTASRSCDAPPQVNHATVVQQYQNNFSNGSKVVYKCKRSYIMEGNADVVCLLGEWTSAPTCSHEALRKCRDNEFQCSNRRCIPTIWRCDKDDDCSDNSDEENCGLDRASWVAQWSKAVPVDILVRVQALSQPPNRQGCCCARMTPVVG; this is encoded by the exons ATGAAGGAAATACCACTGTCTGTCATTATTGTACTACACATCTGGTCCTACGGTGTTAAAG CTCAAGAATCTGGAAAAGGCTGCCAAAGACCCCAACTGGACAATGGCTTTGTTGACCCGGAGCAGAACATGTACCAGGATGGCATGACTTTGACTTATGCCTGTGATAAAGGTCTGAAAACACCAATGGAAGGCTGGTGGGGGATGATTACATGTGAGAATGGTAGATGGTCTGATACTCCTCTGTGTACGG CCAGTCGTTCTTGTGATGCACCTCCTCAAGTGAACCATGCAACCGTTGTTCAACAATATCAAAACAACTTTAGTAATGGATCAAAAGTGGTGTATAAATGTAAAAGATCCTACATAATGGAAGGGAATGCAGATGTAGTCTGCCTTTTAGGAGAATGGACCTCAGCCCCCACATGCA GTCATGAGGCCTTACGGAAGTGTAGGGACAACGAGTTTCAGTGCAGTAACAGAAGGTGTATACCGACCATCTGGAGGTGCGACAAAGATGACGACTGCTCAGACAACAGCGACGAGGAAAACTGTG GACTGGATAgagcctcctgggtggcgcagtggtctaaagctGTGCCAGTAGATATCCtagttcgagtccaggctctgtcgcagccgccCAACCGGCAGGGATGCTGTTGTGCTCGAATGACTCCTGTGGTGGGATGA
- the LOC139397472 gene encoding complement factor H-related protein 1-like isoform X3 — MKEIPLSVIIVLHIWSYGVKAQESGKGCQRPQLDNGFVDPEQNMYQDGMTLTYACDKGLKTPMEGWWGMITCENGRWSDTPLCTASRSCDAPPQVNHATVVQQYQNNFSNGSKVVYKCKRSYIMEGNADVVCLLGEWTSAPTCSHEALRKCRDNEFQCSNRRCIPTIWRCDKDDDCSDNSDEENCGYENVDP, encoded by the exons ATGAAGGAAATACCACTGTCTGTCATTATTGTACTACACATCTGGTCCTACGGTGTTAAAG CTCAAGAATCTGGAAAAGGCTGCCAAAGACCCCAACTGGACAATGGCTTTGTTGACCCGGAGCAGAACATGTACCAGGATGGCATGACTTTGACTTATGCCTGTGATAAAGGTCTGAAAACACCAATGGAAGGCTGGTGGGGGATGATTACATGTGAGAATGGTAGATGGTCTGATACTCCTCTGTGTACGG CCAGTCGTTCTTGTGATGCACCTCCTCAAGTGAACCATGCAACCGTTGTTCAACAATATCAAAACAACTTTAGTAATGGATCAAAAGTGGTGTATAAATGTAAAAGATCCTACATAATGGAAGGGAATGCAGATGTAGTCTGCCTTTTAGGAGAATGGACCTCAGCCCCCACATGCA GTCATGAGGCCTTACGGAAGTGTAGGGACAACGAGTTTCAGTGCAGTAACAGAAGGTGTATACCGACCATCTGGAGGTGCGACAAAGATGACGACTGCTCAGACAACAGCGACGAGGAAAACTGTG GTTATGAAAATGTAGATCCATAA
- the LOC139397472 gene encoding complement factor H-related protein 1-like isoform X2, translating to MKEIPLSVIIVLHIWSYGVKAQESGKGCQRPQLDNGFVDPEQNMYQDGMTLTYACDKGLKTPMEGWWGMITCENGRWSDTPLCTASRSCDAPPQVNHATVVQQYQNNFSNGSKVVYKCKRSYIMEGNADVVCLLGEWTSAPTCSHEALRKCRDNEFQCSNRRCIPTIWRCDKDDDCSDNSDEENCEYELPCHPIQVMKM from the exons ATGAAGGAAATACCACTGTCTGTCATTATTGTACTACACATCTGGTCCTACGGTGTTAAAG CTCAAGAATCTGGAAAAGGCTGCCAAAGACCCCAACTGGACAATGGCTTTGTTGACCCGGAGCAGAACATGTACCAGGATGGCATGACTTTGACTTATGCCTGTGATAAAGGTCTGAAAACACCAATGGAAGGCTGGTGGGGGATGATTACATGTGAGAATGGTAGATGGTCTGATACTCCTCTGTGTACGG CCAGTCGTTCTTGTGATGCACCTCCTCAAGTGAACCATGCAACCGTTGTTCAACAATATCAAAACAACTTTAGTAATGGATCAAAAGTGGTGTATAAATGTAAAAGATCCTACATAATGGAAGGGAATGCAGATGTAGTCTGCCTTTTAGGAGAATGGACCTCAGCCCCCACATGCA GTCATGAGGCCTTACGGAAGTGTAGGGACAACGAGTTTCAGTGCAGTAACAGAAGGTGTATACCGACCATCTGGAGGTGCGACAAAGATGACGACTGCTCAGACAACAGCGACGAGGAAAACTGTG AATATGAACTACCATGTCATCCCATTCAGGTTATGAAAATGTAG